A genome region from Cucurbita pepo subsp. pepo cultivar mu-cu-16 chromosome LG02, ASM280686v2, whole genome shotgun sequence includes the following:
- the LOC111789310 gene encoding uncharacterized protein LOC111789310 produces the protein MGSQENVKHLEECSVSNALGTWVFSVAGALLAIPVGIKRKSLAPLVFFGTTGTMLDIIMGISACEREHAERQMKLLEEAQNSAPEPSVAESQSHS, from the exons ATGGGAAGCCAAGAAAACGTTAAACATCTCGAGGAGTGTTCAGTCTCGAA TGCGTTGGGAACTTGGGTATTCTCAGTAGCAGGAGCGTTGCTAGCAATTCCAGTGGGAATAAAGAGGAAGTCTCTAGCACCCCTTGTGTTTTTTGGCACAACTGGTACAATGCTTGATATCATAATGGGAATTAGTGCCTGTGAGAGAGAGCATGCTGAGCGTCAAATGAAGCTATTAGAAGAAGCCCAAAACTCTGCACCCGAACCCTCTGTTGCTGAATCCCAATCCCATTCTTGA